A window of Cydia amplana chromosome 16, ilCydAmpl1.1, whole genome shotgun sequence genomic DNA:
TAAAAAATTCGCGGAGTTAGTGAAAGTGATGAGCGGCCATTTGCAACCGAAACCGAGTTTGTTAGCAGAGCGATACCGGTTTCGTAACAGGAAACAAAAGACTGGCGAATCGGTTGCGGATTTTGTTGCAGAACTCAAAAAGTTAGCAAAGCATTGCGTCTTTGGGACCCAGCTGACAGAAAGTTTAAGAGATCAGCTAGTGTGTGGGCTTTGTGATGAAACAATACGGCAGCGGTTGTTTACCGAAGATAATATTTCGTTTGACCGGGCATTACAAGTGGCGGTAGCGATGGAGGCAGCGCAGACAAACGCAGCGGCAGTAGTGGAGGGTCGGGCAAAAGGCTTGGAAGGCAGCCCGAGTACGTCGAGTGGTTGTCATGCGGTATCAGAGCAATCATGGCGCGGCAGGAGAGCGATGACGTCATACCGAGCGACCAACAACAAGGAGACGCGGCCTGGTAACAGCGCGCCGCAACCTTCGGGGTCCAGGCGCCAGGACCAGGCACCTCGAGGTTGGCGCCGTAACGAACAAACAGCACCACGCACTTCATCGGGGCCGGAATGTAGTGTTTGTGGTCGGCCGCATGACTCATCGAGTTGTAAATTTGCAAATTATGTTTGTCGCGTGTGCAATCAGCCGGGGCATTTGAAGAAGATGTGTCCTAGGTTACAAATGAGCGTTAGTACACACAAGAATGACGTTCAAGACGAAGCAAACAGCGATTTCAGCGATGAGGtacatttcaatgtttttaatgtAAACGATATTTACCAGTGTAAACCGTTCATGTTGCCAATTAAATTAGAGGAAAAATTAGTCGAAATGGAAGTTGATACAGGAAGTGCCATTTCTTGTATAAATGGggacttgtatttaaaattgttttccCATTTGCCATTGCATAATAGTGATATTATTATGTGTTATTATACCAATGAGAAAAGGCAACCGTTAGGAAAAATTTTAGTAAATGTCAGGTTTAAAAATGTATGCAAACCATTGGAATTGTATGTAGTAGATCAAGGCAAAGAACCGTTATTAGGGAGGAGATGGCTACGTGAGTTAGGGTTCAAATTGGAAGAGTTGTCATGTCATGACGTCGAGGTCACTGCACGATTTGATTTGAATGAACTTAATTCCAGATACCGTGAAGTATTTGCGGAGGGGCTCGGGCGGTACACGGGTGGCGAGGTGAGTCTGCGGGTGCGCGAGGGCGCGAGGCCCGTGTTCCTGCGCGCGCGACCGCTGGCGTACGCGCTGCGCGAGCCGGTGGAGCGCGCGCTGGAGCAGCTGGAGCGCGACGGCGTCATCACGCCGGTAGACTCGTCGGACTGGGCCACACCGATCGTACCCGTCGTCAAGACGGACGGAACCATTAGGGTATGTGGAGATTTTAAGTCTACGCTTAATAAATGCCTGGAGATAGATCGTTTTCCATTACCGAGAGTAGAGGATTTATTAACCAAGCTAAATGGAGGGGAAAAGTTTACCAAAATTGACTTGTCTCAGGCATATGCCCAGTTTGTTCTGGATGAGCGCTCTAGAGCTTATACAGTTATCAACACACATCGAGGGTTGTATAGGTATAATAGGTTAATTTACGGATTGTCCGCGAGTCCTGGCATTTTCCAGCGAAAGCTGGAACAGATGTTTGCCGATCTTCCCAGAGTAGGAGTGTTCCTAGATGACGTTATTTTGACGGGAACGAATGACCAAGAGCACATAGAAACATTGCATAAAGTGCTAGGTAGGTTGCAGAAGTTtggcttaaaaattaaaaaagagaaATGCAAATTTTTCGCCACGTCGGTCACTTATTTAGGATATGTAGTGGATAAAGAGGGCATCCATACAAATCCGGACAAAATAAAAGCTATCGAGCAGGTACCTACTCCTACTGGCGCAACAGAGTTGCGAGCGTTTTTAGGTATGGTCATGTATTATGCGAAATtcgttaaaaatataagttccaCGTTGGCACCTCTGTATGCGTTACTAAGAAAGGGAGTAAAATTTGAGTGGTCCGAACAATGCAGGGACGCATTTTGCGAGGTAAAAAAATTATTGGCAAGTAGTACCGTATTAGTGCACTATTCCCCGGGGTTACCGGTGGTACTGACCACGGATGCGAGTAGCGTGGGGGTAGCCGGGGTCATTTCCCATTTGATGCCGGACGGAAGTGAAAGACCGATTGCTTACGCTTCGCGGGTACTTAACGCGGCAGAACGCGGATATTCCCAAATAGATCGAGAAGCTTTAGCTATAATTTTTAGTGTGAAGAAATTCCATCATTATTTGTATGGCCGCAAGTTCCTCCTTAAGACAGATCATAAGCCTCTCGTTGCTATTTTTGGCCCAAAGTCGGGTATACCCGTGATGGCGGCTTCGAGAATGCAAAGGTGGGCGGTGATACTTTCGGGTTATGACTATGATATACAGTACGTTAATACCAGTCAAAATGGCGCCGATGCATTGTCGAGGTTGCCGCACAAGGGGGACGTTGGGGAGAAACAACCGGAGTGCACTTACCttaattttgttaatgattTTTTACCTATCACTCACAAACAGGTTTGTGAGGAGGTAAAGAAAGATATATTATTGAGTAAAATCATTTTATACTTACAGTCAGGGTGGCCCTCCCACAACTCAAACGCCGATTTGCAACCCTATTTCATAAGAAAGAACGAGTTATACTTAGACTCTGGTTGCGTTATGTGGGGTTATAGGATTATTATTCCACCGGTGCTTAGGGAACAAATCCTTCAGGAACTACATGTAGGACACTTAGGGATAGTAAAAATGAAGGCCGTGGCCCGAAGCTACGTGTGGTGGCCCGGTATTGATGCCGACATTGAGGCGTGCTGCGCGGGTTGTCACACGTGCGCAGCGGAGGCACcggcgccgccgcgcgcgccggtTATGCCGTGGGAGTACCCCGGGGAGGTATGGACGCGGGTGCACGTCGATTTTTTGGGTCCGTGGCATGGTAAAActtttttgattttaatagatGCGTCTTCTAAGTGGATAGAGGCTTTCTTAATGACAACCACTACAGGAGCGGCAGTACTAAAAGTGCTAAGGGAGATATTTGCACGTTTTGGCGTTCCTAAACAGGTAGTTTCGGACAACGGGCCTCCATTTACTAGCAGGGAGGTGGATACCTTCATGCGATATTATGGTATTACTCATACTTTTACACCCGCATACCACCCGGCATCAAATGGGGCCGCCGAAACAGCTGTTAAGTTGTGCAAAAGGGCGCTAAAAAAGGCAGTTAGAGATCAA
This region includes:
- the LOC134655287 gene encoding uncharacterized protein LOC134655287, which gives rise to MAIGKLEVFNVESDSWSTYVERLEQYFVVNETKEEHKVPTLITVMGNQAYELLVTLCTPDKPASKKFAELVKVMSGHLQPKPSLLAERYRFRNRKQKTGESVADFVAELKKLAKHCVFGTQLTESLRDQLVCGLCDETIRQRLFTEDNISFDRALQVAVAMEAAQTNAAAVVEGRAKGLEGSPSTSSGCHAVSEQSWRGRRAMTSYRATNNKETRPGNSAPQPSGSRRQDQAPRGWRRNEQTAPRTSSGPECSVCGRPHDSSSCKFANYVCRVCNQPGHLKKMCPRYREVFAEGLGRYTGGEVSLRVREGARPVFLRARPLAYALREPVERALEQLERDGVITPVDSSDWATPIVPVVKTDGTIRELHVGHLGIVKMKAVARSYVWWPGIDADIEACCAGCHTCAAEAPAPPRAPVMPWEYPGEVVSDNGPPFTSREVDTFMRYYGITHTFTPAYHPASNGAAETAVKLCKRALKKAVRDQVDVEEALQEYLMAYRNTPHSTTGQTPAMLLQKRALRCRLDMLRPGRGLEQRVEAAQERQVQQAGGTDRAFRIGDLVWFRDYSSGEKWLKGKVDSLIGSRTVLVVKENDLSTRFKRHVDQVRARSPVSALAWPGPMDHPGITQPPIPPVPPSVQRPRRNLPPVDHYVAVYPNTSLTPPIPTIFRIFGLSLGTSMVEFWLRSGIHVTS